The following coding sequences are from one Triticum aestivum cultivar Chinese Spring chromosome 5A, IWGSC CS RefSeq v2.1, whole genome shotgun sequence window:
- the LOC123107126 gene encoding uncharacterized protein: MGTLVGHVAPGAGFLLIGLWQLFNHIRLFALRPDSYAAPLWFPARGVRHLELILIIAGTSASILMELVIGPAKHQPFDDDGTIPSDHLHNFEHASVSLALLAFAAVTIHMDRVRAPMRDAVSQLAAAAAFAQELLVFHLHSTDHMGVEGQFHWLLQTVVAVTLATTLLGIPCPRSFVVSLVRSASLVLQGVWLIVMGVMLWTPGLVSKGCFLNHEDGHDVVRCRTDEALHRAKALVNLQFSWYLTGTMVFVVVLYLQVSRLYPEEPQYLPLVKGGPAGGRFSVGDDHEDEDDMEAAKSTYYGQMVSGGTKPMEVER, translated from the coding sequence ATGGGCACCCTCGTCGGCCACGTCGCTCCGGGCGCCGGCTTCCTCCTCATCGGCCTGTGGCAGCTGTTCAACCACATCCGGCTGTTCGCGCTGCGGCCCGACTCCTACGCCGCGCCGCTCTGGTTCCCCGCGCGCGGCGTCCGGCACCTCGAGCTCATCCTCATCATCGCCGGCACGTCGGCGTCCATCCTGATGGAGCTCGTCATCGGCCCCGCGAAGCACCAGCCGTTCGACGATGACGGCACCATCCCGTCCGACCACCTCCACAACTTCGAGCACGCGTCCGTCTCGCTCGCGCTGCTCGCCTTCGCCGCGGTCACCATCCACATGGACAGGGTCCGGGCGCCGATGCGGGACGCCGTGTCGCAGCTGGCCGCCGCCGCGGCGTTCGCGCAGGAGCTGCTCGTCTTCCACCTCCACTCCACGGACCACATGGGCGTGGAGGGGCAGTTCCACTGGCTGCTGCAGACCGTCGTCGCCGTCACGCTGGCCACCACGCTGCTGGGCATCCCGTGCCCGCGGAGCTTCGTGGTGAGCCTGGTCAGGTCCGCGAGCCTCGTGCTCCAGGGCGTGTGGCTGATCGTCATGGGCGTCATGCTCTGGACGCCGGGGCTCGTCTCCAAGGGGTGCTTCCTCAACCACGAGGACGGCCACGACGTGGTCCGGTGCCGCACCGACGAGGCGCTCCACCGCGCCAAGGCGCTGGTGAACCTGCAGTTCAGCTGGTACCTGACGGGCACCATGGTGTTCGTCGTCGTGCTCTACCTCCAGGTCAGCAGGCTGTACCCCGAGGAGCCGCAGTACTTGCCGCTGGTCAAGGGAGGACCCGCCGGCGGCCGGTTCAGCGTCGGGGACGATCACGAGGACGAGGATGACATGGAGGCCGCGAAAAGTACTTATTACGGGCAGATGGTCAGCGGTGGCACAAAGCCCATGGAGGTAGAGAGGTAA